A single Kryptolebias marmoratus isolate JLee-2015 linkage group LG16, ASM164957v2, whole genome shotgun sequence DNA region contains:
- the pklr gene encoding pyruvate kinase PKLR isoform X2 codes for MTMPDSFIQRQQLDASMADTFLEHLCLLDINQEPITARNTSIICTIGPASRSIPKLQEMVKAGMNIARLNFSHGSHEYHSETIKNIREAVETITSDPLYYRPVAIALDTKGPEIRTGLVKGKADEEVELVKGSHVRVVTAESDKDKTDGKIIWVNYPSLHKVLEKGKRIYIDDGLLALRVTETGSDWVEAVVEAGGVLCSRKGVNLPGCDLVGMQAVSEQDEADLRFGVAHGVDMVFASFVRSAQDVKDVRRALGPHGRHIKVISKVESRQGVQHFEEILAESDGVMVARGDLGIEIPAEKVFIAQKMMIGRCNSAGKPVICATQMLESMVSHPRPTRAESSDVANAVLDGADCVMLSGETAKGRFPLESVAMMHSICREAEAAIFHQQLFEELRRLTPLSSDPTEVTAIGAVESSFKCCAGAIIVLTTSGRSAHLLSRYRPRCPIIGVTRSPQVARQAQLLRGVFPALFHPLPAPVWADDVDSRVNFGMEIGKARGFFKSGDMVIVVTGWIPGSGHTNIMRAVNVP; via the exons ATGACAATGCCGGACTCTTTCATTCAGCGCCAGCAGCTCGATGCCAGCATGGCTGACACTTTCTTGGAGCACCTCTGTCTGCTGGACATCAACCAGGAGCCAATCACAGCGCGCAACACCAGCATCATTTGTACCATCG GCCCTGCGTCTCGATCGATCCCCAAACTCCAGGAGATGGTTAAAGCCGGGATGAACATCGCCCGTCTGAATTTCTCCCACGGCTCTCATGAA TACCACAGCGAGACCATCAAGAACATCAGGGAGGCGGTGGAGACTATCACCTCTGACCCCTTGTATTATCGACCGGTGGCCATCGCCTTGGACACCAAGGGTCCCGAGATCCGCACCGGACTAGTGAAAGGG AAAGCGGACGAAGAGGTGGAGCTGGTGAAAGGCAGCCACGTGCGAGTGGTGACAGCAGAGAGTGACAAAGACAAGACAGACGGGAAAATAATCTGGGTGAACTATCCCAGCTTGCATAAAGTCCTCGAGAAGGGGAAAAGAATCTACATCGACGACGGCCTCCTCGCGCTCAGAGTGACAGAGACGG GCTCCGACTGGGTGGAGGCGGTGGTGGAGGCGGGCGGTGTCCTCTGCAGCCGCAAAGGCGTCAACCTCCCCGGCTGCGACCTGGTCGGCATGCAGGCGGTCAGCGAGCAGGACGAGGCCGACCTGCGCTTCGGCGTGGCCCACGGCGTGGACATGGTGTTCGCCAGCTTCGTCCGCTCGGCCCAGGACGTGAAGGACGTGCGCCGGGCCCTGGGGCCCCACGGGAGACACATCAAAGTGATCAGCAAGGTGGAGAGCCGCCAAGGCGTGCAGCA TTTTGAGGAGATCCTCGCTGAGAGTGACGGCGTGATGGTTGCCAGGGGCGACCTGGGCATCGAGATCCCCGCTGAGAAAGTCTTCATCGCCCAGAAGATGATGATTGGGCGCTGCAACTCAGCTGGAAAGCCCGTCATCTGTGCCACACAG ATGCTGGAGAGCATGGTGTCCCACCCACGGCCAACCAGGGCAGAGAGCAGTGACGTGGCCAACGCCGTGCTGGACGGAGCTGACTGTGTCATGTTATCTGGGGAGACCGCAAAGGGTCGGTTCCCTTTGGAGTCAGTCGCAATGATGCACtcg ATCTGCAGGGAAGCAGAGGCGGCCATTTTCCACCAGCAGCTGTTCGAGGAGTTGCGCCGCCTCActcctctgtcctctgaccCCACTGAAGTCACTGCCATCGGAGCGGTGGAGTCCTCCTTCAAATGCTGCGCCGGGGCCATCATAGTCCTCACCACCAGTGGCAG GTCGGCGCATCTCCTGTCCAGGTACCGCCCTCGCTGTCCAATCATCGGGGTCACCAGAAGCCCTCAG GTGGCCCGTCAGGCCCAGCTGTTGAGAGGAGTCTTCCCCGCTCTCTTCCACCCTCTGCCTGCTCCCGTTTGGGCCGACGACGTCGACAGCAGAGTCAACTTTGGGATGGAAATAG GGAAAGCCAGAGGGTTTTTCAAGTCGGGCGACATGGTGATTGTGGTGACGGGCTGGATCCCGGGGTCCGGTCACACCAACATCATGAGGGCGGTGAACGTCCCGTAA
- the pklr gene encoding pyruvate kinase PKLR isoform X1, translated as MDSLLNIARIRRYSDVMTMPDSFIQRQQLDASMADTFLEHLCLLDINQEPITARNTSIICTIGPASRSIPKLQEMVKAGMNIARLNFSHGSHEYHSETIKNIREAVETITSDPLYYRPVAIALDTKGPEIRTGLVKGKADEEVELVKGSHVRVVTAESDKDKTDGKIIWVNYPSLHKVLEKGKRIYIDDGLLALRVTETGSDWVEAVVEAGGVLCSRKGVNLPGCDLVGMQAVSEQDEADLRFGVAHGVDMVFASFVRSAQDVKDVRRALGPHGRHIKVISKVESRQGVQHFEEILAESDGVMVARGDLGIEIPAEKVFIAQKMMIGRCNSAGKPVICATQMLESMVSHPRPTRAESSDVANAVLDGADCVMLSGETAKGRFPLESVAMMHSICREAEAAIFHQQLFEELRRLTPLSSDPTEVTAIGAVESSFKCCAGAIIVLTTSGRSAHLLSRYRPRCPIIGVTRSPQVARQAQLLRGVFPALFHPLPAPVWADDVDSRVNFGMEIGKARGFFKSGDMVIVVTGWIPGSGHTNIMRAVNVP; from the exons CTCGCATCAGGCGCTACTCAGATGTGATGACAATGCCGGACTCTTTCATTCAGCGCCAGCAGCTCGATGCCAGCATGGCTGACACTTTCTTGGAGCACCTCTGTCTGCTGGACATCAACCAGGAGCCAATCACAGCGCGCAACACCAGCATCATTTGTACCATCG GCCCTGCGTCTCGATCGATCCCCAAACTCCAGGAGATGGTTAAAGCCGGGATGAACATCGCCCGTCTGAATTTCTCCCACGGCTCTCATGAA TACCACAGCGAGACCATCAAGAACATCAGGGAGGCGGTGGAGACTATCACCTCTGACCCCTTGTATTATCGACCGGTGGCCATCGCCTTGGACACCAAGGGTCCCGAGATCCGCACCGGACTAGTGAAAGGG AAAGCGGACGAAGAGGTGGAGCTGGTGAAAGGCAGCCACGTGCGAGTGGTGACAGCAGAGAGTGACAAAGACAAGACAGACGGGAAAATAATCTGGGTGAACTATCCCAGCTTGCATAAAGTCCTCGAGAAGGGGAAAAGAATCTACATCGACGACGGCCTCCTCGCGCTCAGAGTGACAGAGACGG GCTCCGACTGGGTGGAGGCGGTGGTGGAGGCGGGCGGTGTCCTCTGCAGCCGCAAAGGCGTCAACCTCCCCGGCTGCGACCTGGTCGGCATGCAGGCGGTCAGCGAGCAGGACGAGGCCGACCTGCGCTTCGGCGTGGCCCACGGCGTGGACATGGTGTTCGCCAGCTTCGTCCGCTCGGCCCAGGACGTGAAGGACGTGCGCCGGGCCCTGGGGCCCCACGGGAGACACATCAAAGTGATCAGCAAGGTGGAGAGCCGCCAAGGCGTGCAGCA TTTTGAGGAGATCCTCGCTGAGAGTGACGGCGTGATGGTTGCCAGGGGCGACCTGGGCATCGAGATCCCCGCTGAGAAAGTCTTCATCGCCCAGAAGATGATGATTGGGCGCTGCAACTCAGCTGGAAAGCCCGTCATCTGTGCCACACAG ATGCTGGAGAGCATGGTGTCCCACCCACGGCCAACCAGGGCAGAGAGCAGTGACGTGGCCAACGCCGTGCTGGACGGAGCTGACTGTGTCATGTTATCTGGGGAGACCGCAAAGGGTCGGTTCCCTTTGGAGTCAGTCGCAATGATGCACtcg ATCTGCAGGGAAGCAGAGGCGGCCATTTTCCACCAGCAGCTGTTCGAGGAGTTGCGCCGCCTCActcctctgtcctctgaccCCACTGAAGTCACTGCCATCGGAGCGGTGGAGTCCTCCTTCAAATGCTGCGCCGGGGCCATCATAGTCCTCACCACCAGTGGCAG GTCGGCGCATCTCCTGTCCAGGTACCGCCCTCGCTGTCCAATCATCGGGGTCACCAGAAGCCCTCAG GTGGCCCGTCAGGCCCAGCTGTTGAGAGGAGTCTTCCCCGCTCTCTTCCACCCTCTGCCTGCTCCCGTTTGGGCCGACGACGTCGACAGCAGAGTCAACTTTGGGATGGAAATAG GGAAAGCCAGAGGGTTTTTCAAGTCGGGCGACATGGTGATTGTGGTGACGGGCTGGATCCCGGGGTCCGGTCACACCAACATCATGAGGGCGGTGAACGTCCCGTAA